Proteins from a single region of Perognathus longimembris pacificus isolate PPM17 chromosome 27, ASM2315922v1, whole genome shotgun sequence:
- the LOC125342753 gene encoding taste receptor type 2 member 14-like has product MAVVRGMFTFVFIVELILGHVGNGFIALVNCLDWVKRRKISSVDYILTALAISRIGLLWSVVLNLFIFVLYPARGTTENKQGITFFFWIVTNHFSIWLATILSLYYFLKVANFPNSIFHYLKERVKSILLGTLFLSILSLCLNFLLINATLDESKRNSSYEYISRNFTDFLLTFTVYLSMPYIVSLVTFLLLIFSLWKHHQTMYHHGHGDRDASTIAHVRALQMVVAFLLLYSIFILTLVVQFWGSDSLKTYPGILFCPAVAMVFPSGHSWVLVLGNSKLRRASQSVLQQLWCRLRLTPKTLESPRP; this is encoded by the coding sequence ATGGCTGTTGTACGGGGCATGTTTACATTCGTTTTCATTGTGGAACTCATCCTGGGCCATGTAGGAAATGGCTTCATAGCACTGGTGAACTGCCTGGACTGGGTCAAAAGGAGGAAGATCTCTTCAGTGGACTACATTCTCACTGCTTTGGCCATCTCCAGAATCGGTCTGCTCTGGTCAGTAgttctaaatttatttatatttgtgctATACCCAGCCAGAGGTACCACTGAAAATAAACaaggaattactttttttttctggatagtcACTAACCACTTTAGCATCTGGCTTGCTACAATCCTCAGCCTCTATTATTTTCTGAAGGTCGCCAATTTTCCTAACTCCATTTTTCATTACCTAAAGGAGAGAGTGAAAAGCATCCTTTTGGGGACATTGTTTTTGTCCATCCTCAGCTTGTGCTTGAATTTTTTGCTGATCAACGCAACTCTTGATGAATCTAAGAGAAACTCATCTTATGAATACATTTCACGTAACTTTACAGACTTTTTATTAACTTTCACGGTGTACCTTTCCATGCCGTACATTGTGTCCCTGGTGACGTTTCTCCTGCTGATCTTCTCTCTGTGGAAACATCATCAAACCATGTACCACCATGGCCACGGAGACAGAGATGCCAGCACCATTGCCCACGTCAGAGCCTTGCAAATGGTGGTCGCCTTCCTCCTCTTgtattccattttcattttgacTCTTGTGGTACAATTTTGGGGCTCAGATTCCCTGAAAACATACCCAGGCATCTTGTTTTGCCCTGCTGTTGCAATGGTGTTTCCTTCAGGCCACTCCTGGGTCCTGGTTCTGGGAAACAGTAAGCTGAGGCGCGCCTCTCAGTCAGTGCTACAGCAGCTATGGTGCAGGCTCAGGCTCACGCCTAAGACCTTGGAATCGCCACGGCCCTAA
- the LOC125342755 gene encoding taste receptor type 2 member 19-like, giving the protein MTTFLRVMFSIGVAEFVLGNFANAFIALVNFIDWVQRRRITSADAILTALAVSRISLLWVIMVYEFVIRFGPTLYRGKTRLVFGIAWAITNHFSSWTATLLIIFYFLKIANFSNLTFLHLRRRVTRVMVLVLLGTSVFLCADIALLHVCGEMRMEGCEGNATWNKEVRDTLKLSTSALVMLMAFIPFVTSLVCVLLLIYSLCRHLKRMECHTDRSRDGSTSVHVKALCTMISFLLLFTMNSLLIIAASWRSYMPLDAWIQLLLQTFALFYPSSHSYVLIWGNRKLKQAFLLVLGQVRLWLRDWKPFRL; this is encoded by the coding sequence ATGACAACTTTCCTACGTGTTATGTTCAGCATAGGAGTGGCAGAATTTGTTCTTGGGAATTTTGCGAATGCCTTCATAGCTCTGGTGAACTTCATTGACTGGGTCCAGAGACGAAGGATCACCTCCGCTGATGCCATTCTCACTGCTCTGGCTGTCTCCCGGATTAGCTTGCTCTGGGTCATCATGGTATATGAGTTTGTTATAAGGTTTGGTCCCACTTTATACAGGGGCAAGACCAGACTGGTGTTTGGCATTGCTTGGGCAATAACCAACCATTTTAGCAGCTGGACGGCTACTCTactcattatattttattttctcaagataGCCAACTTTTCCAACTTGACTTTCCTTCACCTAAGGAGACGAGTCACACGTGTCATGGTGCTTGTGCTGTTGGGGACTTCGGTGTTTCTGTGTGCTGACATTGCATTGCTGCACGTGTGTGGGGAAATGCGGATGGAGGGTTGTGAAGGAAATGCAACTTGGAACAAGGAAGTGAGGGACACCCTAAAGCTCTCCACGTCGGCCTTGGTCATGCTAATGGCCTTCATTCCCTTTGTCACCTCCCTGGTCTGTGTTCTGCTGCTCATCTACTCTCTGTGCAGGCATCTCAAGAGGATGGAGTGTCACACAGACAGGTCCCGAGACGGCAGCACCTCTGTCCATGTGAAAGCGTTGTGTACAATGATCTCCTTCCTCTTGCTGTTCACCATGAACTCCCTGCTCATCATTGCCGCCAGCTGGCGTTCCTATATGCCACTGGATGCGTGGATCCAACTGCTGTTGCAGACCTTTGCCCTCTTCTACCCTTCAAGTCACTCGTATGTCCTGATCTGGGGAaacaggaagctgaagcaggccTTTCTCTTGGTGCTGGGGCAGGTGAGGCTTTGGCTGAGAGACTGGAAACCATTCAGGCTGTAG
- the LOC125342756 gene encoding taste receptor type 2 member 7-like yields MSYMLEALPVLVCAMEFTLGMVGNGFIVLTNSAAWVSSRKFSLIDVILTCLAVSRICFLGVTMLMLPFKITRQDMFHLKSRVVGFDMLWTGSNYFSSACSTCLSMFYFFRIARFTSPVFLWVKWRIRKVLRVVVLAAIASYSVFLIFVKTLVKNLAQGWAPRGTNLTFNVMGRSIRNFVTQHILLNLMLLFFFVVSLVSLLLLTLSLWQHSRRMKQQGLHRSDFSTKAHVRALKTIISFLFFFIVHHVAKATVLAGSISDNAGTNRFACMLIFLNPSVHPFLLILWNSKLKQAWLHVLRMLRGEITARFYKHS; encoded by the coding sequence ATGTCTTACATGCTAGAGGCTTTGCCTGTGTTGGTTTGTGCTATGGAATTCACGCTGGGGATGGTCGGGAACGGATTCATCGTGTTAACCAACAGCGCTGCCTGGGTCAGTTCCCGAAAGTTCTCCCTGATCGACGTTATCCTCACCTGCTTGGCTGTCTCGCGGATCTGCTTTCTGGGGGTGACCATGTTAATGCTTCCCTTTAAGATAACCCGCCAAGACATGTTTCACTTGAAGAGTCGAGTGGTGGGTTTTGACATGCTGTGGACCGGATCCAACTACTTCTCCTCAGCCTGCAGCACCTGCCTCAGCATGTTCTACTTCTTCAGGATTGCCCGCTTCACCAGCCCCGTGTTCCTCTGGGTGAAATGGAGAATCCGCAAGGTGCTTCGTGTGGTCGTTCTGGCAGCAATCGCCTCTTACTCTGTGTTTCTCATTTTTGTGAAGACATTAGTGAAGAACTTAGCCCAAGGATGGGCACCGAGGGGAACAAACCTGACATTCAATGTCATGGGAAGAAGCATCAGGAACTTCGTAACCCAACACATTCTCCTCAACTTgatgctccttttcttttttgtggtgtcGCTGGTCTCTTTACTGCTTTTGACCCTTTCCTTGTGGCAACACAGTAGGCGGATGAAGCAACAGGGCCTCCATCGGAGTGACTTCAGCACCAAGGCCCACGTGAGGGCCTTGAAAACCAttatttctttcctgttcttcttTATTGTGCATCATGTTGCCAAAGCGACAGTCCTGGCTGGTTCTATTTCTGACAATGCTGGGACAAATCGTTTTGCTTGTATGCTAATATTTTTGAACCCCTCGGTGCATCCGTTTCTTCTGATTTTATGGAACAGCAAATTGAAGCAGGCGTGGTTGCACGTCCTGAGGATGCTGAGAGGGGAAATAACCGCTCGCTTCTACAAACATTCCTGA
- the LOC125342757 gene encoding taste receptor type 2 member 117-like: MASLLLCTLTAVLSMEFLVGNVGNGFVVLVNCRAWLGRRKMSAVDQILTTLAISRIGMLGVTFLNYWVTLCDPSVLMNANILRTIYIPWAIVNHFSLWLATSLSIYYFLRIANFSNAFFLYLKYRVKMVVSGTLLVSLALLLANTVLMNLYIDVWIHSSETNASSTPRGDFAKLLLTPSFIFSILPFLISLAAFLLLIVSLWKHGRRMLAHRSAPKGGPALRGPPAPRDSRTAAHIWALSSVIAFLLLYTLFFLAFLLQICKFEFLEKSLIILFCQVMALAFPMGHSIVLILGTRKLRGAALSALGGCGVVGHCRRPGGLGSLEPAAGSGRNTVPGK; this comes from the coding sequence atggccagtctCCTCCTGTGCACACTTACTGCGGTTTTAAGTATGGAATTCCTGGTTGGAAATGTAGGAAATGGGTTTGTGGTCCTGGTGAACTGCAGGGCGTGGCTCGGGAGAAGAAAGATGTCGGCCGTGGACCAAATCCTCACCACTTTGGCAATCTCCAGAATTGGCATGCTGGGGGTGACCTTCCTCAACTATTGGGTCACATTATGCGACCCCTCTGTACTGATGAATGCAAACATATTAAGAACGATTTATATTCCATGGGCGATCGTCAACCATTTCAGCCTCTGGCTTGCCACAAGTCTCAGCATCTATTATTTTCTCAGGATAGCTAATTTTTCCAATGCCTTCTTCCTCTATCTGAAGTACAGAGTTAAGATGGTGGTCTCTGGGACACTGCTGGTCTCTCTGGCTCTCTTGTTGGCGAACACGGTGCTGATGAACTTGTACATCGATGTCTGGATTCACAGCTCTGAAACAAATGCGTCTTCCACGCCCAGAGGGGACTTTGCCAAACTTCTTTTAACCCCCAGTTTCATCTTCTCCATCCTCCCTTTCTTGATCTCTCTGGCAGCGTTCTTGCTGCTCATTGTCTCACTATGGAAACACGGGAGGCGCATGCTGGCCCACAGATCGGCACCCAAGGGTGGGCCAGCACTCAGGGGTCCACCTGCACCCAGGGACTCACGCACCGCAGCCCACATCTGGGCTCTAAGCAGCGTGATCGCCTTCCTCCTCCTTTACACCCTCTTCTTCCTTGCCTTTCTCTTGCAGATCTGCAAGTTCGAATTCCTGGAGAAGAGTCTGATCATTTTGTTTTGCCAAGTCATGGCACTTGCTTTTCCGATGGGTCACTCCATTGTTCTCATCCTGGGGACCAGAAAACTGCGGGGGGCCGCTCTGTCTGCACTGGGGGGCTGTGGGGTTGTGGGGCACTGCAGGAGGCCGGGAGGCCTCGGGTCCCTAGAACCTGCTGCTGGTTCTGGGAGAAACACGGTCCCCGGGAAATAA